TGTATTTTGCCAACGTGCTGGCTATGTGCCACGAAGCCTATGAAGCCTCCCTCGCCGCTTCAGGGATTAATCTCAATGCCTTTTTTTGCTACCCGCGTATTGCGATTCCCATCACCCACGCCACAGTAGATTTTATGCGGCCGTCTTTTTGTGGGGACGAGCAGAAGATTTACGTCACGCCCAAAAAGCTGAAGGACAGCGAGTTTGAGATCGAGTACGAAGTGTTTACGGTGGAGCGAGTAGGCAAGGAGATCCCCGAAATCCAGGAAACCTGCGTTGCCCGCGCCTTTACCAAGCACGTGTGCATTGACAGCGCCCAGCGCGCGCGATCGCCCCTACCGCTAGAGGTGATGAAGTGGCTCAGCCAGTGGAGCCGCGAAGGAGAAAAGGTGTTTGACGATCTGGAAACCTTGCTCTAGAACCGACTCTTCGTAGAGGGCGTAGTAGGGGGCGGATGGGCGATCGCTCGTCCAGGGCAGACATTCAGAAGTGGCAATCAGGCGGCGATCAGAACGCATTGCCGGGCCAGGGTGGCGGCGAGGTCGGCGGACTCTTTGGGGTCGGAGTGGGAGGATAGGTCAGGTTGCCCAGCGGCAGATCGCCCCGGCCCATCGAGGTAAAGCTGCTGATCTGCACAAAGCTGGGAGTGAATAGGAAAATGTGGTCGCCCAGCCGCTCTTGGTGTCCATCCACCGCATAGGCTCCACCTGCTACATAGTCGGCCGCCCGCTGGGCCTGGTCTGGCTCCATTAGCCCTAGATTCAGAATGACTGACTTGCGCTCTCGCAGCGCTCGCACCGCCTGGGGAATTTCTTCAAAGGAGCGTGGCTCCATCAACACCACTTCGGGCTGATGTCCAGCAGCACGCGGCAAGCCTACGACATTATTAGGGGCGTTATTTGGCGCAGCCCCCCCACGGCGGCGAGAGGGGGGCGACGAGGGCGGAACTCGCTCAGGGTAGGCATCAGCATAGCCGTAGGACTCATCTTCGGCGGTGTATCCTAGATCCTCATACTCGGCATCGTCGTAGGGTTCGCCCAAACCAAACACGTCTTGAATTCGCTGGAAGAAGCTCATGGCTGTGTGAGGGTAGAGAGGACGGAGGGGCTAGCTATGGCGGTGCAGGAATCGTTACGAACAGTATAGGAATCAAAATATAGAACCTAAAAGCTTAGAACTAAAAATTACACAAAACATCAAATCAAGCCTGAATTTAGTTCGCTTGTTCTATTTTAACCTGTGTGCCTAAAATCCTAAAGTGGTTCTGCTCAAGTTTTGTGACGGGTCAAGTTTTATAACGAAGGCGCGAGTCCAAGCGTTTCACTGTCTACTCCGGACTGCAAATCCGACCTGCCCAATCCTTGTGATGCTCATCACATTGTCCAGGGCACTCCATCACCATGCAGGGGCCCTGGCAGTCACCCGATTCTCAGAGAATTATCACCCCCCCGGATTTGTGGAATCACTCGGCTGGAGCGTGAAACAGGAGATAGTAGTCACAGCTAACCCAGAGAGTGTTCCAGCCATGAATGAGACTCGGCCAGCGCTACCTCGACGCAATCTGACTCGCGAAATCAAACCCACCTATTGGCGCAAGCTGATCGAGGCGGGAGTGCCCATTGATGCCGCCGATGCCATTGCCTGGGCGATCGCCCGATACGACACAGTCCGGCGGTTGCCGCCCTCTAGCCAGCAAGCGCTGATTCGGCAATATTGCGCGTTTGTGTGTCGGGCAGGGTTGTGGCGATCGCAGCTTTTGGTCAACCCTGGGCTGTAGTTGCGGGTAGAGTCAGCGCCCTGCGGCACTTCACGACCTCCGCCACGCCGACACCTCCATTGTGACTGATGTGACTAACCATGAACGTTATGCAATCACCGATTACGCGACAGTATGCGATCGCCCAGGCGGCGTT
The Thermoleptolyngbya sichuanensis A183 DNA segment above includes these coding regions:
- a CDS encoding acyl-CoA thioesterase, whose amino-acid sequence is MPFTYSRTVRFQDTDAAGVVYFANVLAMCHEAYEASLAASGINLNAFFCYPRIAIPITHATVDFMRPSFCGDEQKIYVTPKKLKDSEFEIEYEVFTVERVGKEIPEIQETCVARAFTKHVCIDSAQRARSPLPLEVMKWLSQWSREGEKVFDDLETLL
- a CDS encoding cell division protein SepF, whose translation is MSFFQRIQDVFGLGEPYDDAEYEDLGYTAEDESYGYADAYPERVPPSSPPSRRRGGAAPNNAPNNVVGLPRAAGHQPEVVLMEPRSFEEIPQAVRALRERKSVILNLGLMEPDQAQRAADYVAGGAYAVDGHQERLGDHIFLFTPSFVQISSFTSMGRGDLPLGNLTYPPTPTPKSPPTSPPPWPGNAF